Proteins from a genomic interval of Arthrobacter sp. CAN_C5:
- a CDS encoding nucleotide sugar dehydrogenase, with amino-acid sequence MKIAVIALGKIGLPLAVQFASKGHEVVGVDVNAQVVELVNRATEPFPGEAHLQEMLSELVPAGRLRATTDYADAVPGADAVVLVVPLFVDQDAKPDFGWMDSATTELARHLTPGTLVSFETTLPVGTTRTRWKPMLEEGSGLVEGKDFHLVFSPERVLTGRVFEDLKKYPKLVGGLSDAGAAAAIEFYEAVLDFDDRPDLDRGNGVWDLGSAEASELAKLAETTYRDVNIGLANQFARFAATAGIDIYQVIDASNSQPYSHIHQPGIAVGGHCIPVYPRLYLWNDPDATVVRAAREANAGMPDYTIGLLEGAYGDLSGARVVVLGAAYRGEVKETAFSGVFAAVDSLKSRGATALVHDPMYTDEELQRLGFDPYHLGEPVDAAVVQANHASYASLSPADLPGIKAFIDGRRVSSAEHWDGVLYRVIGKA; translated from the coding sequence GTGAAGATTGCTGTTATTGCGCTTGGAAAAATCGGGCTCCCGCTCGCCGTGCAGTTCGCGTCCAAAGGCCACGAGGTGGTTGGCGTGGACGTGAACGCACAGGTCGTCGAGCTGGTGAACCGGGCCACTGAGCCATTTCCCGGCGAGGCACACCTGCAGGAGATGCTCTCGGAGCTGGTTCCAGCTGGCCGGCTGCGTGCCACCACCGACTACGCTGACGCCGTCCCCGGAGCGGACGCCGTCGTGCTCGTGGTTCCCTTGTTCGTGGATCAGGACGCGAAACCAGACTTCGGTTGGATGGACTCCGCAACAACGGAGCTGGCCCGGCACCTGACCCCCGGCACCCTGGTTTCGTTCGAGACCACCCTTCCGGTGGGCACCACCCGCACCCGGTGGAAGCCGATGCTCGAGGAAGGTTCCGGCCTGGTCGAAGGAAAGGATTTCCACCTTGTCTTCTCCCCGGAGCGGGTCCTGACCGGGCGCGTCTTCGAAGACCTGAAGAAATATCCCAAACTGGTCGGCGGCCTGTCCGACGCCGGAGCCGCCGCTGCCATCGAATTCTACGAAGCGGTGCTCGACTTCGACGACCGTCCTGACCTTGACCGCGGCAACGGCGTCTGGGACCTTGGCTCCGCCGAAGCATCAGAACTGGCCAAACTGGCCGAGACGACCTACCGGGACGTCAACATCGGCCTGGCCAACCAGTTTGCCCGTTTCGCCGCGACCGCCGGGATCGACATTTACCAGGTCATTGACGCGTCGAACTCCCAGCCCTACAGCCACATCCACCAGCCCGGCATCGCTGTGGGGGGTCACTGCATTCCCGTGTACCCACGGTTGTACCTCTGGAACGACCCGGATGCCACGGTGGTCCGGGCCGCCCGGGAAGCCAACGCGGGGATGCCCGACTACACCATCGGCCTGCTCGAGGGTGCGTACGGCGACCTTTCCGGAGCGAGGGTGGTGGTGCTCGGTGCGGCCTACCGGGGCGAGGTCAAAGAGACAGCGTTCTCGGGAGTCTTCGCAGCGGTGGACTCCTTGAAGTCGCGCGGGGCGACCGCTCTGGTCCACGATCCGATGTACACCGACGAGGAACTGCAGCGGCTCGGATTCGATCCCTACCACCTCGGCGAGCCGGTCGACGCCGCCGTGGTGCAGGCCAACCACGCATCCTATGCGTCACTGAGCCCGGCGGACCTGCCGGGCATCAAGGCGTTCATTGACGGACGCCGGGTGAGCTCGGCTGAACACTGGGACGGTGTTCTTTACCGGGTCATCGGCAAGGCCTGA